A genome region from Drosophila simulans strain w501 chromosome 2R, Prin_Dsim_3.1, whole genome shotgun sequence includes the following:
- the LOC6734289 gene encoding glutathione S-transferase E14 isoform X1 produces MSQPKPILYYDERSPPVRSCLMLIKLLDIDVELRFVNLFKGEQFQKDFLALNPQHSVPTLVHGDLVLTDSHAILIHLAEKFDEGGSLWPQEHAERMKVLNLLLFECSFFFRRDSDFMVSVSQLKLGVYIFGFYFSQSAIVRQGFAHVDVAHHERKLTEAYTIMERYLENSDFMAGPQLTLADLSIVTTLSTVNLMFPLSQFPRLRRWFTAMQQLDAYEANCSGLAKLRQTMESVGSFQFPSSNAVVTEKVE; encoded by the exons ATGTCTCAGCCCAAGCCGATATTGTATTACGACGAGCGCAGTCCGCCGGTCCGCAGTTGTCTTATGCTAATCAAATTGCTCGATATAGATGTCGAGCTCAGGTTTGTGAATCTCTTCAAGGGCGAGCAATTCCAGAAAGATTTCTTAGCG TTGAATCCCCAGCACAGTGTTCCCACTTTAGTCCACGGTGATCTGGTGCTGACGGACAGTCATGCTATACTCATTCACCTGGCGGAGAAGTTCGACGAGGGCGGTAGTTTGTGGCCCCAGGAGCACGCAGAACGGATGAAGGTCCTGAACCTCCTGCTCTTCGAgtgctccttttttttccgACGTGACAGTGATTTTATGGTGAGTGTTTCGCAACTAAAACTAGGTGTTTacatatttggtttttatttttcccagtcGGCGATTGTCCGCCAGGGATTCGCCCATGTCGATGTGGCACATCATGAACGCAAGCTGACCGAGGCGTATACTATCATGGAGCGCTACCTGGAAAATAGCGATTTTATGGCCGGGCCACAg CTGACGCTCGCCGACTTATCCATCGTGACCACATTGAGCACCGTCAATCTCATGTTTCCCCTGTCGCAGTTCCCACGTCTGCGGCGCTGGTTCACCGCGATGCAGCAGCTGGATGCCTACGAGGCCAACTGCAGTGGCTTGGCGAAGCTCCGCCAAACGATGGAGAGCGTCGGTAGCTTTCAGTTCCCATCCTCAAACGCGGTAGTCACCGAGAAGGTGGAGTAG
- the LOC6734289 gene encoding glutathione S-transferase E14 isoform X2: MSQPKPILYYDERSPPVRSCLMLIKLLDIDVELRFVNLFKGEQFQKDFLALNPQHSVPTLVHGDLVLTDSHAILIHLAEKFDEGGSLWPQEHAERMKVLNLLLFECSFFFRRDSDFMSAIVRQGFAHVDVAHHERKLTEAYTIMERYLENSDFMAGPQLTLADLSIVTTLSTVNLMFPLSQFPRLRRWFTAMQQLDAYEANCSGLAKLRQTMESVGSFQFPSSNAVVTEKVE; the protein is encoded by the exons ATGTCTCAGCCCAAGCCGATATTGTATTACGACGAGCGCAGTCCGCCGGTCCGCAGTTGTCTTATGCTAATCAAATTGCTCGATATAGATGTCGAGCTCAGGTTTGTGAATCTCTTCAAGGGCGAGCAATTCCAGAAAGATTTCTTAGCG TTGAATCCCCAGCACAGTGTTCCCACTTTAGTCCACGGTGATCTGGTGCTGACGGACAGTCATGCTATACTCATTCACCTGGCGGAGAAGTTCGACGAGGGCGGTAGTTTGTGGCCCCAGGAGCACGCAGAACGGATGAAGGTCCTGAACCTCCTGCTCTTCGAgtgctccttttttttccgACGTGACAGTGATTTTATG tcGGCGATTGTCCGCCAGGGATTCGCCCATGTCGATGTGGCACATCATGAACGCAAGCTGACCGAGGCGTATACTATCATGGAGCGCTACCTGGAAAATAGCGATTTTATGGCCGGGCCACAg CTGACGCTCGCCGACTTATCCATCGTGACCACATTGAGCACCGTCAATCTCATGTTTCCCCTGTCGCAGTTCCCACGTCTGCGGCGCTGGTTCACCGCGATGCAGCAGCTGGATGCCTACGAGGCCAACTGCAGTGGCTTGGCGAAGCTCCGCCAAACGATGGAGAGCGTCGGTAGCTTTCAGTTCCCATCCTCAAACGCGGTAGTCACCGAGAAGGTGGAGTAG
- the LOC6734291 gene encoding muscle-specific protein 20, with protein sequence MSLERAVRAKIAGKRNPEMDKEAQEWIEAIIAEKFPAGQSYEDVLKDGQVLCKLINVLSPNAVPKVNSSGGQFKFMENINNFQKALKEYGVPDIDVFQTVDLYEKKDIANVTNTIFALGRATYKHADFKGPFLGPKPADECKRDFTDEQLKAGQTIVGLQAGSNKGATQAGQNIGAGRKILLGK encoded by the exons ATGTCTCTTGAGCGTGCCGTTCGTGCCAAG ATTGCCGGCAAGCGCAATCCCGAGATGGACAAGGAGGCCCAGGAGTGGATCGAGGCCATCATTGCCGAGAAGTTCCCCGCCGGCCAGTCCTACGAGGATGTGCTCAAGGACGGTCAGGTGCTGTGCAAACTGATCAATGTGCTGTCGCCCAATGCCGTGCCCAAGGTCAACTCCTCGGGCGGCCAGTTCAAGTTCATGGAGAACATCAACAACTTCCAGAAGGCCCTGAAGGAGTACGGTGTGCCCGACATCGATGTCTTCCAGACCGTCGATCTGTACGAGAAGAAGGATATTGCCAACGTGACCAACACCATCTTCGCTTTGGGCCGTGCC ACCTACAAGCACGCCGACTTCAAGGGTCCCTTCCTGGGCCCCAAGCCCGCCGATGAGTGCAAGCGCGACTTCACCGATGAGCAGCTGAAGGCTGGCCAGACCATCGTGGGTCTGCAGGCCGGTTCCAACAAGGGAGCCACCCAGGCTGGCCAGAACATCGGCGCTGGCCGCAAGATCCTGCTCGGCAAGTAA
- the LOC6734292 gene encoding uncharacterized protein LOC6734292 isoform X2, translating to MKNLRLICWRNTKRPWLMKISRDVQAIVKSLIRKEERKLAIKDIMNRLKERDAEEMKKKQSGEEQEDQREDKMASKSQDSIQRHLSMSQVEEQDDETLLWTKLGEDIDSDTRRNTDIVPAVDTLAAVNADDEDMLDLIETPSESDSEAPVTERSESIDPMKVAVKSLMLVPSLSDISLPIAPVTSRKSSLSIKSNRSLIFKSAPTDDNSSFVSEESEEESTKGPSGSRTPMDQLYESVSFCESLAPIKDDFQRKTATKEDKNEYMGFEQMFPVITTQLETDEIDIAAQLRTIETSQVIYDFINHLIHKVVMPEHRGTDEYIRARLDKEKLLVALQNEVHDYRSVRDHNKQLEERMVDYFRRTKNFRYFDHLPQNAEKSYSRRLDHALTYLSYGQERLNRVKEKYGILMTTAFLDLANAMNIVLSTEHHLEQTLKHVLVRPDAETDFLKRLVTRELRLMADHRNQISDARLLLMSQKHTLARILEKIRDVETVCDGVSLNDFITVQNKTIGLEKKLEERNIELKRQRRLYHTDLHITKHNREKSHELKNKIHLLNDNLLEKHKLKNKLKSELCRGKLEHKAIRRRLRDLTCQGGILAMPALMYDYDRTVAHVREKEKTVSSLRETLKSLTNQLHSIMAPRTKSSIIQ from the exons ATGAAGAACCTCAGATTGATTTGTTGGAGGAACACGAAGCGGCCTTGGCTGATGAAGATCTCTCGAGACGTTCAGGCGATAGTAAAAAGTCTGATTCG AAAGGAGGAAAGGAAGTTGGCCATAAAGGACATCATGAATCGACTAAAGGAGCGCGACGCGGAGGAGATGAAAAAGAAGCAGTCCGGCGAAGAGCAGGAGGACCAAAGGGAAGACAAAATGGCCAGCAAGTCACAAGACAGTATTCAACGGCACCTGTCCATGTCACaagtggaggagcaggatgatGAAACATTGCTATGGACCAAGCTGGGTGAGGATATCGACAGTGACACCAGAAGAAACACGGATATTGTACCCGCAGTAGACACTTTGGCGGCAGTTAATGCCGATGACGAAGACATGCTCGATCTCATCGAAACCCCATCGGAATCTGATTCAGAAGCGCCAGTGACCGAGAGATCCGAGAGCATAGATCCCATGAAAGTGGCAGTTAAATCCTTGATGCTGGTTCCCAGTCTGTCGGATATTTCGCTGCCAATTGCACCGGTTACGTCAAGAAAATCCTCCCTTTCTATTAAATCGAATCGatcattaatttttaagaGTGCCCCAACCGATGACAATTCAAGTTTCGTTTCCGAAGAGTCGGAAGAAGAATCCACCAAAGGCCCCAGTGGTTCCCGTACTCCAATGGATCAATTGTACGAGTCGGTATCGTTTTGCGAGTCTTTGGCACCCATAAAAGACGACTTTCAAAGAAAAACAGCTACGAAAGAAGATAAAAATGAGTACATGGGCTTTGAACAGATGTTTCCAGTAATAACGACACAACTTGAAACGGACGAAATCGATATAGCAGCCCAACTGAGGACTATAGAAACAAGCCAggttatttatgattttataaATCACTTGATACATAAGGTAGTCATGCCAGAGCATCGGGGTACTGATGAATATATTCGGGCGCGACTGGACAAAGAAAAGCTGCTGGTCGCGCTGCAGAATGAGGTGCATGATTACAGGAGTGTGAGGGATCACAacaagcagctggaggagcgaATGGTAGATTACTTCCGCCGCACGAAAAACTTCCGATACTTTGACCACCTACCGCAGAACGCCGAGAAAAGCTACTCCCGTCGCCTTGATCACGCCCTCACCTATCTGTCCTATGGTCAAGAGCGCCTCAACAGGGTAAAGGAGAAATATGGCATTCTAATGACCACTGCGTTTTTGGACCTCGCCAACGCCATGAACATCGTTCTCAGCACGGAGCATCATCTCGAGCAGACGTTAAAACACGTCCTGGTTCGCCCGGACGCCGAGACCGACTTCCTCAAGCGCCTGGTTACACGCGAACTCCGACTTATGGCCGACCATCGGAATCAAATAAGCGATGCCCGGCTGTTGCTCATGTCGCAGAAACACACCTTGGCCCGCATCTTAGAA AAAATAAGAGATGTAGAAACGGTTTGCGACGGTGTGAGCTTGAATGACTTTATTACcgtgcaaaacaaaacgatCGGCCTAGAAAAGAAGCTTGAAG agcgaaatattgaattgaaAAGACAGCGCAGGCTCTATCACACCGATCTGCATATAACTAAGCACAATCGAGAGAAGTCCCACGAGCTTAAGAACAAAATTCACCTTCTTAATGATAACCTGCTGGAAAAGCACAAgttgaaaaataaactaaaatccGAGCTGTGTCGCGGAAAACTGGAGCACAAGGCCATTAGGAGACGGCTGAGAGACTTGACATGCCAGGGTGGTATTCTGGCTATGCCCGCATTGATGTATGACTACGATCGAACTGTGGCCCATGTTCGGGAAAAGGAGAAAACGGTCTCGAGTCTCCGGGAAACGCTAAAATCACTTACCAACCAGCTGCACAGTATAATGGCACCTCGAACAAAGAGCTCGATTATTCAATAG
- the LOC6734292 gene encoding uncharacterized protein LOC6734292 isoform X1, with the protein METEINEEPQIDLLEEHEAALADEDLSRRSGDSKKSDSVKISMVSMSSNENSEERLKIIRKEERKLAIKDIMNRLKERDAEEMKKKQSGEEQEDQREDKMASKSQDSIQRHLSMSQVEEQDDETLLWTKLGEDIDSDTRRNTDIVPAVDTLAAVNADDEDMLDLIETPSESDSEAPVTERSESIDPMKVAVKSLMLVPSLSDISLPIAPVTSRKSSLSIKSNRSLIFKSAPTDDNSSFVSEESEEESTKGPSGSRTPMDQLYESVSFCESLAPIKDDFQRKTATKEDKNEYMGFEQMFPVITTQLETDEIDIAAQLRTIETSQVIYDFINHLIHKVVMPEHRGTDEYIRARLDKEKLLVALQNEVHDYRSVRDHNKQLEERMVDYFRRTKNFRYFDHLPQNAEKSYSRRLDHALTYLSYGQERLNRVKEKYGILMTTAFLDLANAMNIVLSTEHHLEQTLKHVLVRPDAETDFLKRLVTRELRLMADHRNQISDARLLLMSQKHTLARILEKIRDVETVCDGVSLNDFITVQNKTIGLEKKLEERNIELKRQRRLYHTDLHITKHNREKSHELKNKIHLLNDNLLEKHKLKNKLKSELCRGKLEHKAIRRRLRDLTCQGGILAMPALMYDYDRTVAHVREKEKTVSSLRETLKSLTNQLHSIMAPRTKSSIIQ; encoded by the exons ATGGAAACAGAGATAAATGAAGAACCTCAGATTGATTTGTTGGAGGAACACGAAGCGGCCTTGGCTGATGAAGATCTCTCGAGACGTTCAGGCGATAGTAAAAAGTCTGATTCGGTGAAAATTTCAATGGTTTCCATGTCATCAAATGAAAACAGTGAAGAAAGACTGAAAATCATTAGAAAGGAGGAAAGGAAGTTGGCCATAAAGGACATCATGAATCGACTAAAGGAGCGCGACGCGGAGGAGATGAAAAAGAAGCAGTCCGGCGAAGAGCAGGAGGACCAAAGGGAAGACAAAATGGCCAGCAAGTCACAAGACAGTATTCAACGGCACCTGTCCATGTCACaagtggaggagcaggatgatGAAACATTGCTATGGACCAAGCTGGGTGAGGATATCGACAGTGACACCAGAAGAAACACGGATATTGTACCCGCAGTAGACACTTTGGCGGCAGTTAATGCCGATGACGAAGACATGCTCGATCTCATCGAAACCCCATCGGAATCTGATTCAGAAGCGCCAGTGACCGAGAGATCCGAGAGCATAGATCCCATGAAAGTGGCAGTTAAATCCTTGATGCTGGTTCCCAGTCTGTCGGATATTTCGCTGCCAATTGCACCGGTTACGTCAAGAAAATCCTCCCTTTCTATTAAATCGAATCGatcattaatttttaagaGTGCCCCAACCGATGACAATTCAAGTTTCGTTTCCGAAGAGTCGGAAGAAGAATCCACCAAAGGCCCCAGTGGTTCCCGTACTCCAATGGATCAATTGTACGAGTCGGTATCGTTTTGCGAGTCTTTGGCACCCATAAAAGACGACTTTCAAAGAAAAACAGCTACGAAAGAAGATAAAAATGAGTACATGGGCTTTGAACAGATGTTTCCAGTAATAACGACACAACTTGAAACGGACGAAATCGATATAGCAGCCCAACTGAGGACTATAGAAACAAGCCAggttatttatgattttataaATCACTTGATACATAAGGTAGTCATGCCAGAGCATCGGGGTACTGATGAATATATTCGGGCGCGACTGGACAAAGAAAAGCTGCTGGTCGCGCTGCAGAATGAGGTGCATGATTACAGGAGTGTGAGGGATCACAacaagcagctggaggagcgaATGGTAGATTACTTCCGCCGCACGAAAAACTTCCGATACTTTGACCACCTACCGCAGAACGCCGAGAAAAGCTACTCCCGTCGCCTTGATCACGCCCTCACCTATCTGTCCTATGGTCAAGAGCGCCTCAACAGGGTAAAGGAGAAATATGGCATTCTAATGACCACTGCGTTTTTGGACCTCGCCAACGCCATGAACATCGTTCTCAGCACGGAGCATCATCTCGAGCAGACGTTAAAACACGTCCTGGTTCGCCCGGACGCCGAGACCGACTTCCTCAAGCGCCTGGTTACACGCGAACTCCGACTTATGGCCGACCATCGGAATCAAATAAGCGATGCCCGGCTGTTGCTCATGTCGCAGAAACACACCTTGGCCCGCATCTTAGAA AAAATAAGAGATGTAGAAACGGTTTGCGACGGTGTGAGCTTGAATGACTTTATTACcgtgcaaaacaaaacgatCGGCCTAGAAAAGAAGCTTGAAG agcgaaatattgaattgaaAAGACAGCGCAGGCTCTATCACACCGATCTGCATATAACTAAGCACAATCGAGAGAAGTCCCACGAGCTTAAGAACAAAATTCACCTTCTTAATGATAACCTGCTGGAAAAGCACAAgttgaaaaataaactaaaatccGAGCTGTGTCGCGGAAAACTGGAGCACAAGGCCATTAGGAGACGGCTGAGAGACTTGACATGCCAGGGTGGTATTCTGGCTATGCCCGCATTGATGTATGACTACGATCGAACTGTGGCCCATGTTCGGGAAAAGGAGAAAACGGTCTCGAGTCTCCGGGAAACGCTAAAATCACTTACCAACCAGCTGCACAGTATAATGGCACCTCGAACAAAGAGCTCGATTATTCAATAG
- the LOC6734293 gene encoding uncharacterized protein LOC6734293: protein MSQNPASMEEVLHVVEANEACEKSEVDTVPVVVPPESTAEPEGISKPEEASQPVGDEPQEEKPQIEPAAITAQEATEEGQEAGTTEHVAIEATELGNEVQPTEGSDELSPEEKKLKLKKERKERLKNFATTRFAPMAIESPVHFTPEHIEEIRDNEEEEEEHEQLVNFDEPTIGDGVSVSSSVLTVDSEDYPFQAPKLVSLFPTYGFTDGPVDRNIFQSDVKYEDIDNSVSLTGISIVSTRTLKTECDPDSVQLKTNFLRDFDVPSLSDISEEHDASPQSLDARSVISVQDDHGFFADPTSNMDSGSSSSSESIGDVDKEQQAEEAAPESEVDSLDVSDIPEFDEIPVVKREEQNQGSLDAFSTLSKVAFAVPEVRDDPTISHALEIKAVVRELLYDLFEETASLSDVQNKDNKIRAKLDKNKLLSELDKVITTFLYERYTNEMVGNRLVEYYKRNRNARVFAPLSPENEKRFHTRYMHALDQLDSLKYRLDVAKHKHAIQMNRVILDLHSAQSVASITEERLEHLFREHLVRSDSDNLRRLVDRELRMMTAKRNEISDSRLFLITRKHTLGRIMGKIKELDTLSETLSIEDFLAVQNNVFALQKKIEERNTDLKRMRTQFLMDVHLTRHNREKALALAENFELSKMRLRSAIKNQRVLRRRLYEVKLERKKMRQQSKDMTFHGGILAMPSLMYDYDNTVERLKEKRETVAKLKETMKSLQRRLSCVEGRSI from the exons ATGTCCCAGAATCCTGCCTCTATGGAAGAAGTCTTGCACGTGGTGGAGGCCAACGAGGCATGTGAAAAATCCGAGGTAGACACTGTTCCAGTGGTTGTGCCACCAGAATCAACAGCTGAGCCCGAAGGGATCTCCAAGCCAGAGGAGGCCAGCCAACCAGTTGGCGATGAACCGCAGGAGGAGAAGCCACAGATCGAACCTGCGGCAATCACCGCCCAGGAGGCGACGGAGGAGGGACAGGAAGCGGGAACCACCGAACACGTAGCTATCGAAGCAACTGAGCTTGGCAATGAAGTGCAGCCAACGGAAGGCTCAGATGAACTGTCGCCAGAAGAAAAGAAACTGAAGCTGAAGAAGGAGCGAAAGGAGCGTTTGAAGAATTTCGCAACCACTCGCTTCGCACCGATGGCAATCGAGAGCCCAGTTCATTTTACACCGGAACATATTGAAGAGATCAGGGATAAtgaggaagaggaagaagagCATGAACAGCTAGTCAACTTTGATGAGCCCACCATTGGGGACGGAGTGTCTGTGTCCTCGTCAGTTCTCACCGTCGATTCAGAAGACTATCCATTCCAGGCACCCAAATTGGTCAGCCTATTCCCCACCTATGGCTTCACAGATGGCCCCGTTGATAGAAACATATTCCAATCGGATGTGAAGTATGAGGACATTGATAATTCGGTTAGTTTGACTGGCATAAGCATTGTGTCGACGAGAACGTTGAAAACCGAATGCGATCCGGATTCAGTCCAGTTGAAAACCAACTTTCTGAGGGATTTTGATGTGCCGAGTCTGTCGGACATATCGGAGGAGCACGATGCGTCTCCACAGTCATTGGACGCTAGGTCGGTGATAAGCGTCCAGGATGATCATGGCTTCTTTGCGGATCCAACGTCGAACATGGACTCCGGTTCCAGCTCGTCGTCGGAATCGATTGGAGACGTGGACAAAGAGCAACAGGCTGAGGAGGCGGCTCCAGAAAGTGAGGTCGACTCTCTCGATGTCTCCGACATACCGGAATTCGATGAAATACCAGTCGTAAAAAGGGAGGAACAAAACCAAGGTTCTCTCGATGCATTCAGCACATTGTCGAAGGTTGCCTTTGCAGTTCCCGAGGTCCGAGACGATCCAACCATTTCGCATGCTCTCGAGATCAAGGCGGTAGTCCGGGAACTACTGTACGACCTTTTCGAGGAGACGGCTAGTTTATCGGACGTCCAGAACAAGGACAATAAAATTCGGGCGAAATTGGACAAGAATAAGCTATTGTCCGAGCTTGATAAAGTCATCACCACATTTTTGTATGAAAGGTACACCAACGAAATGGTGGGCAATCGACTGGTGGAATATTATAAACGCAATCGCAATGCCCGGGTCTTCGCCCCACTCTCGccggaaaatgaaaaacgattCCACACCCGATACATGCATGCCCTGGACCAACTTGACAGTCTGAAGTATCGACTGGATGTGGCCAAGCACAAGCACGCCATCCAGATGAACAGAGTAATCCTGGATCTCCACTCCGCCCAGAGTGTCGCCTCGATCACTGAGGAACGCTTGGAGCACCTGTTCCGGGAACACCTGGTCCGGTCCGACTCGGATAATCTGCGACGTCTAGTCGATCGCGAACTGAGAATGATGACAGCCAAGCGGAACGAGATCAGCGACTCCAGACTGTTCCTCATCACAAGAAAGCACACCTTGGGCCGCATAATGGGG AAAATCAAGGAACTGGACACACTGAGTGAGACCTTGAGCATCGAAGATTTCTTGGCCGTGCAAAATAATGTGTTTGCCCTGCAAAAGAAAATCGAGG AACGCAATACCGACCTGAAGAGGATGCGAACCCAGTTCCTCATGGACGTTCATCTCACCCGACACAATCGAGAAAAGGCGCTGGCTCTAGCGGAAAATTTTGAGCTAAGTAAAATGCGGCTGAGGAGTGCCATCAAAAATCAGAGAGTCCTGCGTAGACGTCTCTACGAAGTGAAATTGGAGCGCAAGAAGATGCGTCAGCAGTCAAAGGACATGACCTTCCACGGCGGCATCCTGGCGATGCCATCGCTGATGTACGACTACGACAACACCGTGGAGCGATTGAAGGAGAAGCGGGAAACGGTGGCCAAGCTCAAGGAAACCATGAAGTCACTCCAACGTCGGCTCAGCTGTGTAGAGGGAAGAAGTATATAG
- the LOC6734294 gene encoding uncharacterized protein LOC6734294 encodes MQRSLLLLAVSAILFCAAVALPSRLTISEETWLDHMLTLSDGSNELQDLDESTGILIRKRSAKDDSSSSEEHKDQVKDKAKNKADSSGDSSSEEKTTPAAVEETTTEHSARKRRSTEDARIRSFCHSLNELSIDHSGRQSVYEKLYNFCKLRESRKRRQAADQKTSDESDLDAQDEKELDEQMAQAAAELLKGKDNTSIEDYAQGCEVMEVSSKEANEATYAE; translated from the coding sequence ATGCAGCGATCACTGTTACTACTGGCTGTGTCAGCCATCCTGTTCTGTGCTGCAGTGGCCCTGCCCTCAAGACTGACCATATCCGAGGAGACTTGGCTGGATCACATGCTGACGCTGAGCGACGGCAGCAATGAACTGCAGGACCTGGACGAGAGCACCGGAATCCTCATTAGAAAACGATCTGCCAAGGATGATAGCAGCTCCTCTGAGGAGCATAAGGACCAAGTCAAGGACAAGGCCAAAAACAAGGCGGACAGCTCCGGCGATTCCTCCTCCGAGGAAAAGACAACACCAGCTGCGGTAGAAGAAACTACTACGGAGCACTCTGCTAGGAAGCGCAGAAGCACGGAGGATGCGAGGATACGATCCTTTTGCCATTCACTGAATGAATTGTCTATTGATCATTCCGGTAGACAATCTGTATATGAAAAACTGTATAACTTTTGTAAGCTAAGGGAGTCTAGAAAAAGGCGCCAGGCTGCCGATCAGAAAACCAGCGATGAGTCGGACCTGGATGCCCAGGATGAGAAGGAGCTGGACGAGCAGATGGCGCAGGCTGCGGCGGAACTTTTGAAGGGCAAGGATAACACCAGCATCGAGGACTACGCACAGGGATGCGAGGTCATGGAGGTTAGCTCCAAGGAGGCCAACGAAGCCACATATGCCGAATGA
- the LOC6734295 gene encoding uncharacterized protein LOC6734295, producing the protein MRRSVFLLLISAIVLSAALALPANWKESGSESESEYNDYNELSEQQDLNSSIEKTISKRAAKDTSYSTEDDELTDGGSEDVNDKMDSSMESSWVGEHMLIMASEEEAESAVRRRRSGERNRNLSLLATICPYADFSQLENGITLNSRIEISDMYAICKTLPESGRAHAIQLSSD; encoded by the coding sequence ATGCGTCGATCTGTTTTTCTGCTCCTAATCTCCGCCATTGTGCTGAGTGCGGCACTGGCTCTGCCAGCGAATTGGAAGGAGTCCGGGTCCGAGTCCGAGTCTGAGTATAATGATTATAATGAGCTATcggagcagcaggatctgAACAGCAGTATCGAGAAAACTATCAGCAAGCGAGCTGCCAAGGACACTAGTTACAGCACGGAGGATGATGAGCTCACGGATGGTGGCAGTGAGGATGTTAACGATAAAATGGACAGCTCAATGGAATCCTCTTGGGTGGGGGAACATATGCTGATCATGGCATCCGAGGAAGAAGCGGAGTCCGCTGTCAGAAGGCGCAGGTCTGGTGAGAGGAACAGGAACTTATCGCTCCTGGCCACGATTTGCCCGTATGCTGATTTCAGCCAATTGGAGAATGGTATTACCTTAAATTCTAGAATTGAAATCAGTGATATGTATGCGATTTGTAAAACTCTACCAGAGTCCGGTCGGGCACACGCAATACAACTTTCCAGCgattaa
- the LOC6734296 gene encoding PDZ and LIM domain protein 7 isoform X1, with protein MPEPLGLLWSVPESKSKAPIIKVSCGIGDTDGYPAFDVDSDAYATKDDSRWGFLITGGAEFHMPLTVFQVTPNGLADKAGIRLGDIILEINEEDASQLTLSQAHEKINSTPKKIHFLLRNMEEDDPMGQFEAGEEKSIVMRVPKPLPPPSEFTPTPLLGSRCWHPIMWQDPPEPPKPKKKKTKTQLDDEGNEVVIELSEDESSDEEEQELPHHRIIRNIRRFFAEVGDNQELRTNTIENMLMALPSASKAK; from the exons ATGCCGGAACCACTGGGTCTGCTATGGTCCGTGCCGGAGTCCAAGTCAAAGGCGCCCATCATCAAGGTGTCCTGCGGCATCGGCGATACGGACGGCTATCCCGCCTTCGATGTCGACTCCGATGCGTACGCCACCAAGGACGACAGCCGGTGGGGATTCCTCATCACCGGCGGAGCCGAGTTCCATATGCCGCTGACAGTCTTCCAG GTTACCCCCAACGGCCTGGCCGACAAAGCGGGCATTCGCCTGGGCGACATCATACTCGAGATCAACGAGGAGGACGCCTCGCAGCTGACGCTGTCCCAGGCCCACGAGAAAATCAACTCGACACCCAAGAAGATACATTTCCTGCTGCGCAA CATGGAGGAGGACGATCCCATGGGCCAGTTCGAGGCTGGAGAGGAGAAGTCGATTGTGATGCGGGTTCCAAAGCCTTTGCCGCCGCCAAGTG AATTCACCCCAACCCCCCTGCTTGGCTCGCGTTGTTGGCATCCGATAATGTGGCAAGACCCCCCGGAGCCGCCGAAGcccaagaaaaagaaaaccaaaacgCAGCTGGACGACGAGGGCAACGAGGTGGTCATTGAGCTCAGCGAGGACGAGTCGtccgacgaggaggagcag GAGCTGCCCCACCATCGCATCATCCGGAACATCCGGCGCTTCTTCGCGGAGGTGGGCGACAACCAGGAGCTTCGCACGAACACCATCGAGAACATGCTGATGGCCCTGCCCAGCGCCTCCAAGGCCAAGTGA
- the LOC6734296 gene encoding uncharacterized protein LOC6734296 isoform X2 has translation MEEDDPMGQFEAGEEKSIVMRVPKPLPPPSEFTPTPLLGSRCWHPIMWQDPPEPPKPKKKKTKTQLDDEGNEVVIELSEDESSDEEEQELPHHRIIRNIRRFFAEVGDNQELRTNTIENMLMALPSASKAK, from the exons ATGGAGGAGGACGATCCCATGGGCCAGTTCGAGGCTGGAGAGGAGAAGTCGATTGTGATGCGGGTTCCAAAGCCTTTGCCGCCGCCAAGTG AATTCACCCCAACCCCCCTGCTTGGCTCGCGTTGTTGGCATCCGATAATGTGGCAAGACCCCCCGGAGCCGCCGAAGcccaagaaaaagaaaaccaaaacgCAGCTGGACGACGAGGGCAACGAGGTGGTCATTGAGCTCAGCGAGGACGAGTCGtccgacgaggaggagcag GAGCTGCCCCACCATCGCATCATCCGGAACATCCGGCGCTTCTTCGCGGAGGTGGGCGACAACCAGGAGCTTCGCACGAACACCATCGAGAACATGCTGATGGCCCTGCCCAGCGCCTCCAAGGCCAAGTGA